In Lotus japonicus ecotype B-129 chromosome 5, LjGifu_v1.2, one genomic interval encodes:
- the LOC130719258 gene encoding uncharacterized protein LOC130719258: MAMQWFIRQPPFSIDNFTDLSTKFLTQFSANKTTKATMFDLISIHQQPGEKLKTYMTCFSKMVVQLEEDNLDVCLASFKNGLKAGDLNRDLTRRPARDMMDLRARVQEFILIEQDDQKKQEREEGRKNVQPGVVAQDKPKAGKDTRLAQTPRTPRPGPYQNSKPGFQNTWHRNPQGTTTAPASQHVASPNTTNVVQYPPPPRRPPTNVDLRREIDRLIKDGHLANFVKDATMPEAAKVTQADKGKVKEVVEELGDPVRECSSIA; encoded by the exons ATGGCAatgcagtggttcattagaCAACCGCCTTTCTCAATTGACAATTTTACGGACTTGTCCACtaagttcttaactcaattctccgccaacaaAACTACAAAAGCAACTATGTTTGATctcatcagcatacatcagcagccAGGAGAGAAGCTAAAGACCTACATGACGTGCTTCAGCAAGATGGTTGTTCAACTGGAGGAGGATAACCTGGATGTATGTttggcgtctttcaaaaatggccttaaggcgggagatttgaatcgAGATTTAACAAGACGACCAGCGCGTgacatgatggatcttcgcgctcgagTTCAGGAATTCATCTTAATTGAGCAAGACGATCAGAAAAAGCAAGAAAGAGAGGAGGGAAGGAAAAACGTCCAGCCCGGCGTGGTTGCGCAGGACAAACCCAAGGCTGGAAAGGATACAAGGCTAGCTCAAACTCCACGCACACCAAGGCCTGGcccatatcaaaactccaaacctgGATTCCAGAATACATGGCATAGAAATCCTCAAGGCACCACCACAGCTCCGGCTAGTCAACATGTTGCCTCGCCAAATACG ACAAATGTTGTGCAATATCCGCCGCCACCTCGGCGACCACCAACTAATGTGGACTTGCGGCGGGAGATTGACCGGCTAATTAAGGATGGACATTTAGCAAATTTTGTTAAAGATGCAACAATGCCAGAGGCCGCCAAGGTAACTCAAGCGGACAAAGGAAAAGTAAAGGAGGTAGTAGAAGAATTGGGCGACCCTGTAAGAGAATGCTCATCCATTGCATGA